Genomic DNA from Enterococcus saigonensis:
ATAATTGCTTCATTTTTATTGTTTAAAATACGTCTTAATTCTTCAAGTATTTTTAGTTTTTCCTTCTCCATAACTACGCCCCATTCTTTTTTTGTATAGTAATATTGTATCATTAAGAATCACAAATCACAAGTGATTTGTGATTAATCACTTGTGATTTGTGATAAGTGATTTGTGATTAATATATAAAAGCCCTCTTTAAAGGGCTTTTATGTTTATTTTGAAAAAGAGATAAAATCAATATATCCCTTTTCCCCAATTTTTACAACGGCATTGTAGGGCTTTTTCTCTTTGTTTTTGATTCCTTTTACCAGGGTTTCTTTTCCCTCCAGTAATTCTTTTACATTCGTTTTGGTTAGTTTTTTCTTTCTAAAATGTTCAGCTAAAGTAAACTTACATTCAGGATAATTTGAACAACCATAAAACGATTTTTTTAATACAATATTGTTGCCACACTTAGGACATTTTCCTACAAGGGGTCCCGAGCGCTTAGTGGGAATTTGTACCCCTTATCGATACAAATTCCCCGTAGGCGCTAGGGACCTCTTTAGCTTCTTGGAAGCTGTCAGTAGTATATCTAATAATTTATCTCCATTCCCTTTAGTAACGTGTAACTTTCCAAATTTAAAAAAGCGACTCATAGAATTATTTCCTCCCGTTAAATAATAGATAACTATTAAAAATAGACAATACTTGCTCATAAGTAATGGTACTTAAATTGTTTACTTTGGCGTGTTTCATTGCTTGATGAAACTGATTTTTAGTAAACAGTTGACGATATTCTCGATTGACCCATTTTGAAACAAAGTACGTATATAGCTTCCAATATTTATCTGGAACATCTGTGGTATGGCGGGTAAGTTTTATTAAGACACTGTTTACTTTTGGTTTAGGATGAAAGCATTCCGCTGGCAGCTTAAGCAATTGCTGAATCGAGACTTGAGTGTGCAAGAGCAACCCTAGTGTTCGGTGAATATCCAAGGTACGCTTGTAGAATCCTTCTTCAACAATCAGATAGATGTCAGACGCACGGCTTTCAAAAACCACTTTTTTAATAATTTGTGTGCTTAAATGGTAAGGAATATTCCCAACAATTTTATACCTCTGTTTGTTAGGGAATTGAAACTGTAGAATATCTTGGTGAATTAAAGTGACACGAGTATTCAGTTTTAATTTTTCTGACGATAAGTTGAATAGATGACTGTCTAATTCAATAGACGTTACCTGTTTACTTATTTTAGCCAGTTTCGTCGTTAAATGCCCTTTACCTGTTCCAATTTCGTAAACGGTATCGGTTTCTTTTAAATTCAATTGTTTTATTATTTGGTTGAGTACTTTTTCACTCGTTAAAAAGTTTTGAGAATATTTTATATTTTTGTTCATGTAATCTCTCCTGAAGTGATTACATCTATAAACAAATACAGAAGTTAAACGATTTGTTTGTAATTTTAGTTATCTGTTTAAAAAGTCATAAGATTAGTCACTGGTAGGAATTAATCTAACGTATTTATTTATCTGCGTAATCACTGTTTTTAGTCTGTTTCAAAACAGTAGATGTTTTATCTACATTACGCATTTGGAATACCAACATGACGAATCCCTCCTTCTTAATTACAAATTTTTAGCATCTAATTTAACTTCAATTCCTATTATACAAAATTTTAAGATAATGCACTATCAACACACTCTTAAGTTTGCTTCTAAGTCTTATTTCCATAACTTCTTTTACGTTTCCGCCATTCTTTGCTGTTTCGATTTTTATGATATGGTGCAAGTCAGCACGAACACGAACCGTCTTATCTCCCATTATATCTTTTTTTGCACTGATTGGTGTATCATTTCGTTTTTCTTTTTGTGCGCCTAAATTTCCCACAATCACTCACTTCTTTCTATTTCTTCTTATTCTTATTTTATCATCAACAATCACAAATCACTTGTGATTTGTGATAAGTGATTTGTGATAAGTGATTTGTGATAAGTGATTTGTGATTAATATATAAAAGCCCTCTTTAAAGGGCTTTTATGTTTATTTTGAGAAAGATATAAAATCAATATATCCCTTTTCCCCAATTTTTACAACGGCATTGTAGGGCTTTTTCTCTTTGTTTTTGATTCCTTTTACCAGGGTTTCTTTTCCCTCCAGTAATTCTTTTACATTCGTTTTGGTTAGTTTTTTCTTTCTAAAATGTTCAGCTAAAGTAAACTTACATTCAGGATAATTTGAACAACCATAAAACGATTTTTTTAATACAATATTGTTGCCACACTTAGGACATTTTCCTACAATACTTTTTTCTGCTTCTTTTTCTTTCTGTTCCTGGTAATCAGAAAAATTTAGTTTTTCTATATCGTTAGGTACAGCTTCCAGTAAATGAACAATGAATTTTTTGATATTCGTAATAAAGTTCTCTTGATTGCCTTCTCTTTTACCGATTTTTTTTAAATACGTTTCCCATTTAGCCGTCATTTCAGCACTCGTTAAAAGGTGCTGACTTTCAACTGCCTGGCACAATAATTTTCCTTTTTCAGTTACAACAAGCTTATTCTTAATCACATGGATATATTCTTTTTGTTTTAACGCTTCAATAATGCTTGCTCTTGTCGCTTCTGTTCCAATCCCCTCAACTTCTTGTAAAATCTTGATTGCTTCTTCATCATCAACCGTTTTATTCGCCGTTTTCATAGCAGTTAATAATGTACCCTCTGTAAAAGCTTTTGGCGGTTGCGTTTCTTTTTCAACACTCTTAACACCAACTTCGGCACGTTCGCCAATGATAACGAGTGGTAACGTTTGAACGTCCTCTTTTTCTTCTTTGGTTTGTTGTTTGAAAAGAATTTTCCACCCTTCTTGCTTTGGTGTCTTTCCGATCGATTGAAACAGCAAATCAGCTACTTTCGTTTGTATCTTGGTTTCTTCATACAAGTAATCAGGTAAAAACATGGCAACGGTCGTTTTAACGACTAAAGCATAAATTTTTCGTTGTAAATCGTCCATTTTCGCTAATGCAGATTCGGTAGGTACTTGTTTTGTTGGGATAATGGCGTGGTGTTCCTGTACCTTACTACCGTCCACATAACGCTTTCTAGGCTCTGTTTGAACCATTTCAAGATCAAGTCCTAAAAAACCGCTATATTTGCCAAAATTCGCTTTTAAATAAGCAAATTCGTTCTCTGTAATAAATGGTGTATCTGTTCTTGGATAACTCAATAATTTTGCTTCATACAGTCCTTGCATAGCTTTTAAAGTTTGGCTCGCTGTCGCTTTATAAAGCTGATTGACTTTTGATTGCAAACTACTTAAAGAAAACAAACTCGGACTATTCGTTTTCTTCTCTTTGGTTTGAACATCAGCAATTATCCCCTCTTGATTGCCTATTTTAGCTTGTTTAGAAGAAACAAAAGCTAAAAGCTCCTCTTGGGTTTTAAAACGCTGTGTGGGGCTTAGAACGCCCTTAAACGACCCTTGGTTTACTTTTATACTAGCTTCCACCTCGAAAAAAGGTTCTTTTTTAAAATTCTCTATGGCTTCCTGGCGCTGAAAAATAAGGTATAAGGTGGGCGTTTGAACACGTCCTAGTGAAAATGTACCTTGTACGCCCTTCTGTTGTAAATTTAACGTATACAAAGGGCTTGCGTTCATGCCGATCAACCAATCGGCAATTTGGCGTGTTTGCGCTTCTTGATAAAAGGGATAGTAATTCATTCCAGGTTGCAAATTTTGAAAACCGCTTCGGATTACATCTTTTTCTAAGCTATTGATCCATAGTCTTTTAAATGTTTTATCTTTTGAAAAGGCATTTGCTTTATGGATAATCGACCAGGCGATATTTTCACCTTCTCTGTCGCTATCTGTTGCAACAATAATTGTATTTGCCTTTTTGAGAAGTTCTGCAACAATTTTAAACTGCTTTCCCTTATCTTTTGCAACTTCAAAATCGTATCGATCAGGAAAAATCGGCAAAGATTCAAGTTTCCAATTTTGCCACTTTTCGTCATAATGACCTGGTTCTGCTAATTCCACTAAATGCCCAAAACCAAAGGTGATAAACGTTTCATCTGTAAATAGTGGGTCTTTGATCTCAAAATAACCGTCTTTTTTGGTGCTTTGTTTTAAAGAACTTGCGTAGGCTAATGCCTGGCTTGGTTTTTCAGCTAAAATAACCGTACTCATTAACTATCCCTCTTTTCATTGTTTTTTCTTTGATCGACTGTCACGTTATATCTTGCTCGATACCTTCTAAACGTTCGGCGATTGATTCCAGTTTGTTCTTCAACTTCTTTATCGGATAAACCATTCAAAAACAAATCGAAAGCATGCTTTAAACGTGGATCATTTTCTTTAAATTTATGCTGACGACCTTTGAATTTGCCTTTTTTCTTAGCAATTTCGATTCCTTGTGCCTGACGTTCCTTAATTTTTTTTCGTTCTGATTCTGCTTGATACTTGTACAATTCAATGACAAGGCTATTAATCAAACGCCTTAAATTTTCATCTTCAATCCCATTCATTGAGGGTAAATTTAAGACTTCCAGGGTTGCCCCCTTAATTTGAATTTGATTCATCAATTCTGTTAATTCTTTATTATTTCGTCCTAATCGATCTAATTCAGTAACAATAACAATATCCCCTTCACGAATATAGTTAAGCATAGCTTGTAATTGTGGGCGTTCGACCGATTGACCGCTTAATTTGTCTGAAAAGACCTTAGAAACGCCCTGTAACGCTTGTAATTGCCGATCTAAGTTCTGTTCTTTGCTACTGACACGTGCATAACCAATTTTAGCCATTTTCAACCAACCTCTAAAATTCTCTCGGTTGCAATAACCAATCAGCAATATCTACTTTTTCAATTTCAAATTGCTTATCAGAAATTGTCTTTTCGTAAGCGATAAAATCTTGCGCATATTGTTGCTCATTAAAAATAGCCACCACTTCGTCATTTTCTAAAACTCGATAAATAAATTTTTTCATTTTACTCCTCCTATTATGCCCAACTTAAATGACCTATTCACCAAGTCAATTATACTGCTAAAATCATATTAGGACAAATAGGTATACTTTAATGTCCTATATAAAATAAAAGTTCAAAAGGTAAGTGTGTGCTTCGCTCCCACTGCCCATCGACGTTTTAGTAGCCTTTCCCTCACTTCGTTCAGTCCAAGCTAACTAAAAATTTTCGGGCTACTCTCTCCTTTGCCCTAAAAAAATAAATCAAAACGCAGTCTTTTAATATCTTCTAGTTAATCAAACGAAAAACAAGAACGAAAAACAAAGGCCTCATCGTCGCAAAGAGGGCAAAAATCTCTTAAAGGGATTTTTGCCCTCTTTGCGACGATGAGGTCTACTTGGAATTTCTTCTATCAAATTAATCTTAAGTAAATTTTCAATCGCTCCATACATAGTTCCTGCTGCTACCTTAACTGATCCATCACTTAACTTATCAATTTCTTGAATAATAGCATATCCATGAACGGGTGTAGTTAAAACTAAAATAATATAAAAAAGTTCTTTCCGTTAAAGGTAAATATGGATTTCTAATCATACAAAGAAAGTCAAGTATTAGAAAAAAGTTCACTAGGATAATAGTCTAAGATTCTATTAAAAATTCAAAAGATCAAGTGTTCACTTCGCTCTCACTGCCCTCGACGTTTTAGTAGCCTTTCCATAACTTCGTTCAGTCTAAGCCAACTAAAAGTTTTCGTGCTACTCTCTCCTTCACCCTAAAAAATAAATCGAGTTGTGTGTCTGTTTTCGGCCATTTTGATATCTTATTTAAACTTTCTTGAATAAATGTACGCTCTAAACGAGGTCACTGGAACATCCGTTTCAAGCCTTTCGTGTGAGAATGATGAAAAAGCTGCAATTAAAAGGGCTCAAAAATGAAGCACAGAAACTGAAAGTAAATTGGCGTTTCTTAACTAAAAACAGATGGAATATTAAAAAACTTGGTGTAGTTTCCGTGCACCTAAATTCCCACTTCTTACAGAAAGTTTAGACGAAGAATTTAGAAAAAACTACAAAATTTACTCAAATATAACGAAGGTATACGAAGTGCATTGATTTATCCCCATACCAATGACAAAATAGAAGCTAAGAATACCCATATTAAACAATGAAACGTGTATCTTATGGATTTAAATCATTTGATAACATGAGCATTTTTTATTTGACTTCTAGCATTCTTTCTTCTTTTAACATAACTTTTTTCTTATTTATCTTCCAAATCTTGGATGGCCTCTTTTTTTTCTTCAAACCAAACTGCACCAACCAACTCTTGCCCAATTTCAAACGATAGCAATCCCCTGGTAGATCGGTAAAAGTGACTTGTCCGGTTTGATCTGTTAGTTCTTGATAGGCTTTTCCATTACGCCGCAGGGCTTTTTTCCCTTTTTTATCATAGAGTGCGATTGGCGTATGTTCTGCCACGCCTTCTAAGCAAACAGTGAAATCAAAACGCACTTTCCGCAATCGGTAACGGGCGATCACATGATATAATTGATAAATAGCGGCTAAGATCAACAGGGCCGTCACCGCCAAGATAGCGATTTGTTTCAACTTACGAAAACGATCGCCTTTGACTTGTTTTTTCTCGGCAGCCGGTGTATATGGCACGCGTTTTCCTGTGACTAACAAACGGTGACTATTGATCATATAAGGGGTACAGGTCATGAGCGTCACCAAGTCTTGGCCTGGTTCGATCTTTAAAACCGAAGTCTGATCTGGCGTCACGACTTGGCTGTCAAACACTTCATAAGCCAAGGTTTCCCCTAAGACATTTAGCAGAAAAATATCACCGTTTTTAAGCTCCGGCAGATTGGTGAAGAGTTCCCGTTCTGGCAAGCCACGATGAGCCGAGATCACCGCATGGGTACTTGCGCCACCAACAGGAAAGGACGTGCCATCTAGGACCGTCGCACCTTGTTCCAATAAATCATCATTGGTCGTATCAAATAGCGGTAACTCAATGGCCAAATCAGGAAGATTGATGGTCCCAATCAAATGCTTTTTGTAATAAGCAGCTGAAACCGTACCACCATTCGGATTCGCAAACGGATCGGCACCCGGAGCTAACCCGCTGTCGCTCAATTTATTATTTTCTTCCGCCAGTCGCTTGCGTTCGGCTTCAAATTCTTTCTGGCTTTCCTTCAAATAGCGATCGACGCGCACTTGATCGATCACATTATTCAACGCATCGACATAAAAGGGATAGAGCATGGTCAAGATGCCGACCATAAAAATGAGGATGATCGCAATTTGCGAGATCACTTGCCGATTTTTCTTCATTTTTTCGCTCCATTCTCCAGATAATAAGTAACTTTCTTACCGTGCTTTTTCTTCGTGACGCGGCTTAAAACAAACTGCCGATCTTTTAAACGGCGGACCTTGCCCTTAACTGGTTTTGTCGATCCATCGATCGCCTTGGCATAATAACGACCCCCTCTGATCTCAGGGAAAGACACCCATCCATCCACCTGGCTTACAGCAACTGGTTGGCTAGTGACATCTGTTGCCCAGCGTTTTTTACGGACTAAGGTAAAAGTCACGCCTGCTTTGGGTTGACCATTTTCCAATAAGTAAAAACAAAAGTCATAACTGTGTTTGCCACTTTGATAATAGACGAACTTGCGATACATCCAATAGAAAATCATGGCAAAGAAAAGCGGGATCAGTAGTAAATACAAGCGAAAACGCCGTTCGACCGCTTTTTTGGTACTGGTCACTTCCTCCGCCATTTCCTCCACATAAGGCACACGGTGTCCAGTGACTAATAAACGATGGGTATTGATGCCATAAGGTGTACAAGTCAATAAGGTCACCAAGTCCCGCCCCGGTTGGATGACCACTTTGTCGATATCCGACGGTAAAACGATCTGGATGTCATCGACCGCATAAGCCAATTTTTCCCCAGCAATGGTCAAATAAAAATCATCGCCAATCACCAACTTTTCTAAATCTGTAAAAAGTTTACGTTCCGTCAAGCCACTGTGGCCTGAGATCACCGAATGGGTACTATTGCCACCGATCGGATAAGACGTTCCTTGTAAAATCGTCGCGCCTTTTTCCAAAAGAGCAGCATTGGTTTCATCAAATAAAGGTAAGCTGACCGAAATTTTTGGAATATAGATAGCACCCACGGTATGCTCTTCATAATAGGCTTTACCCGGATCTTTGGCATCATCGACCGCATTTTCAAACGGGTCTTCTACCAGTCCCATGCCAGGAATATTGGTCATGTTCTTACTTTCAGCTAGCTCTTTATTTTTTTCGGCCATTTCTTGGTGCCTTTTTGCTTGTTCTTTGGTATTTGTTGCGGCCATCTCAGCCAAGTTTTTTTCCATCATCTTTTGGTCATAATAGGAATTCACCGCATTGGACAAAAAGGGATAGCTGAAAATAATGGCACCGGTCGTAAATAAAATCGCCATTAGCAGTTTTAAAATCAAATTGATCCGTTCATTTTTTTGGCGCTGATCCATGCTTGCACCTCCTTCTCCCTATTTAAAAGAAAGAAAAGGCAACTTCAAGAAATGAAGCTGCCTTTTGCTATTTTAAAACTATATCTTAGACTTCAGCTTGTGTTTTAGATTTCTTGAACCAAGCGTAAGCACCGATCATAAGAGCAGCACCGATAAGTAAGAAGGCATAGATCCCGTTACCACCTGTTGATGGAAGCAGACCTTTAGGCGTGTTAAGAACAGACTTTAGTTCTTGACTGCCATATTGACCGTGTTCAACAGTGAAATCGACATCTTCATCAAGTAACACATATTTATCACTTGAAGTCGCTTTTTCTTCTAATTGATAGTCACCATTTGTCAAACCAATTACTTTCAACTCACCTTTGTCGTCAGAAATGATTTTCGTTGCTTTTGCTTCATCAGTCGTCCATTCTTTAAAGATATATTCACCTTTAGTGTTTTTAGCATCTTCAAATATTGCAAAGTTAGAGCCTTGTTTTACGACAAATTCCGCACCAGATAAGGTTGCACCAGATTGCGAATCTTTTTTGACGAATTTATAACCACCTGTACCAAATTGTGTTGGAGGTGTAATTTTATCTTGAGGGTTGTTACCAATTGTTACTTGGGCACTATTGTTTACTAAATCATCAGGATTTACTTCAGCAGTTAATTTCATTTTGTAAGTAGCAATCAATTGACTACCAGCTAATTTTCCTACATTTTCACTTTGTTTCAAAGTAACAGTAAATCCGCCAGTTGCAGAATCTTCAGCTAATTCATAGTCAGTTCCAGCTACTAAACCAGTTGCTGCAAAAGAATCTTTTACATAAGCAAGTCCAGCAGTTGGCGTATCAGTTACAGAGTAAGTGACGCCATCTTCCAGAATGTCCGCAGGAATATTTAAAGTTAATTTATATTCGATTTCATCGCCAGTTGTAAGGTTATGATATAAAACATTTCCATCAGCATCCTTAACTTCAGTGAACTTATCTAAATTCGCAACTTCTTTTTTATCAGTCTTGGTTTCGTTCTTTGGATAGACTTGAACGTTGGTGTTGATTGTATCTGAATATTTGCCATCTTTAAACGTATAGATTGGCATTGCTAAAACGATTGGAGCGGCTTTTGTCGTTACGGAAACATTGCCTGGCGTGCTTGTTTCAACAAACATATAGACTTTATCTTTGTCGCCGTCTTTTAAAGCAAGTCCTTCAAAAGTTGTTTGACCATTGGCATCCGTTTTTTGTTCTGCTTTTGCTACAGTTGTGTAATCTGACGCATTATCAGCAATTTCTTTTGTTGCTTCTGCTTGTGACTTACCATCTGCAATCAGAGCAAGATAAGCATCTGTTACATCATAGGCTGTAAAGCCGGCTTCTTCAAGTGGATCTCCACCAAAGTCCATTTCTTCCCCAGTATTTTGCATGGAACCTTGTGCTGGAGCTTCGCCATCTTTCCAGATTCGTTTGTTGATCGTTACATTTGTCGTTGTTGCTTCAGCAGCACTTACTGTTTTCGCACCAAACACGCCGGTGAATAAAGGCACTACAAGTAGTGCTGCAAAAAGTGTTTTCCATAATTTCTTCATTTTCTAATCCCTCCTTTATTTTTTGTACAATATTCCAATAGACCTTAGTCTTTTGTACCTTTGATTAATTGTTTCGTACAGAGTGTTTCCGCCATAAAATGATCGCCGTACCGATCAAAAGAATCCCCAATATACCTAGGAAGGATTTTGCTTCACCTGTTTGTGGAAAGCGTTTCTTCGGTTTACTTGGTTTTTTAGGTTTAGTTGGTGTCACTGGCTTTTCAACGATTGTTTCCACATTTTTAGGATAAAGGTGAACGGTAGCTAATTCTTTGTCCGTATAGGTTTTACCGTCTGTGCTCATTTCATATACTGGTAAAGCCACTACTAAGGGTTCGGCCGCTTTTTCGACTTTTACCTTTTCAGGATCAGGCAATGCCGTTTCAACAATCAGGTAAACCGCATTTTTACCGCCACTGCTTTTAGGTAGTTGGGTAAATTTGATTGTGCCTTTTTCATCAGTCAGGCCTTGTTCTCTGATAATTTTTTGATAGTCAGCAACATTTTCTTGAATCATTTGAATAGTTGTTGTTTCGTCAGAGCCTTTGACCAATTTATAGTAATCCTCTGTAATGTCATAAATCGTAAAGCCGACCCCTTCGATTGGATCTTTGGTATCTTGATCGGCCGCTCCCGTATTTTGAATAGTTGCATCAGGTGCTTGGTCCCACAATTGTTTGTGGATCACAATATCGATCGTCCCGTCATCCGCAAAGGCTTGTTGCCCCGTAAAGATCCCTACCAGCAAAGTTGAAAGAAGTAAGGTGATTTTGATGAACAATGATTTATTCTTCATCTTAGTTCAACTCCTTTCGATTACGGTAGAAGTAGCAGATCGTAAGAGCACCCGCTGCTGTGACAAGAGCTAAGGCTACTATGATGAAAGTCTGTATACCTGATCCGCCGGTTGCTGGCAGTTGTCCTTTGGGTGTATTAGCAACCGTCAATTCGATGACGTTATTGTCCTCATCTTTTAGATTTACTTTGATAGCATCTTTATCAAGATCCTTACCATCATAAGTCACATTGCCGACAGTTCCGTCCGCATTTATAGTGACCTCGAAAGTCCCTTCTAAAAGGACAAACCCTTCTGGTGCTTTCGTTTCTTTGATAACGTAAGTTCCTGGACGAACACCGTAATGATTACCCGAAGCATCTAAAAACTGACCCGTTCCTTCATCATTGGTCTTCAGAGTAGCCAAAATCGTATTGGAATCCTCTTTTGTGGCTAAGCTGAATTCAGTATCTGCTAATGGTTTGTTGCTTTGCGAGTTCTTTTTAAGAATTGAAAAGTCAAAATCACGCAGTTCATTGTATTTGATTAAAACAATCTTATTATCACTCGTTAAATAGAAACCATCTGTCGTTGGTTTTGAGTTAGCGGTGATTTCTTTGCCATTTTCATCAAGTAGTTTCCCAGCGCTATCGATTTGGAACTTAAAGACTGTATCGTCTTTCTTATAGCCTGTCGGTACCTTCGTTTCTTCCAAGCTGTAATAGCCTGGTGCCAGGCTAGCAAAAGATTTGGCATCATTTCCGATCAAATCATCACCGACAACTTTACCATCATTCGTCCACTTATCGTCATATTGCTTCAACGTGAACTTCGCACCGTCTAATGTTTTACCACTATCTTTATTATATTTTTCAACCAATAAAGGACGTTTGGTAAACTCATTTTCAATGGTGTACTTGATAGTGTTGTCTTTGATTTCAATACCCGTTACAGCATCGTTGATGGTTACTTTACCTTCTGCACTAACGTTGACTTTCCAACTAGTTGTAGTAGCCGTATGTCCAGCTGGTGGTGTAACTTCTGTCAATGTATACTCAGTATTTAATTGCAGCTTGTACTTATCATCAGACAACGTATAGGTTCCATCCCCGTTGTCCTTAAGTTCAACGCCTGCATTTGGCAAACTACCTCCACTTAGTTTAAAGACTGCTCCTTTAAGAGGTGTCTTTCCTTGATCAGAAATTTTAGTGATCTCTAAAGCAAGTGGTGTGTAGATTTTTTTATTGGTCCAAATGGTTGTAGCAGCATTACTTGAAGATTCATAGCCATTGACCGTTGCTTCTTCAAAGCTATAAGCAAAATCATTCCCTTTATTGTTGAATTGTGGCAACCAAAGCGATTCAGTAGCTCCTTGTGTTTCGGCTACTTTTTCAATATTGGTCTTTTCCCAGACATTAGTATCTGTAGCAACATCGCTTTTAGAAAGACGAATAAAACCTTGCTTCCAAGAATTGCTCTCTGTGGTATCTTTTCGGTTCAAGGTGAAATTAAGAGAATCGGGACGTTTACTCGTATCCTTATCGTATTCTTCCCAAATCTTTTTCAGATCGAGTTTCACCCCCGGTGCCTTTGCGGAAG
This window encodes:
- the erm(B) gene encoding 23S rRNA (adenine(2058)-N(6))-methyltransferase Erm(B): MNKNIKYSQNFLTSEKVLNQIIKQLNLKETDTVYEIGTGKGHLTTKLAKISKQVTSIELDSHLFNLSSEKLKLNTRVTLIHQDILQFQFPNKQRYKIVGNIPYHLSTQIIKKVVFESRASDIYLIVEEGFYKRTLDIHRTLGLLLHTQVSIQQLLKLPAECFHPKPKVNSVLIKLTRHTTDVPDKYWKLYTYFVSKWVNREYRQLFTKNQFHQAMKHAKVNNLSTITYEQVLSIFNSYLLFNGRK
- a CDS encoding class C sortase, with amino-acid sequence MDQRQKNERINLILKLLMAILFTTGAIIFSYPFLSNAVNSYYDQKMMEKNLAEMAATNTKEQAKRHQEMAEKNKELAESKNMTNIPGMGLVEDPFENAVDDAKDPGKAYYEEHTVGAIYIPKISVSLPLFDETNAALLEKGATILQGTSYPIGGNSTHSVISGHSGLTERKLFTDLEKLVIGDDFYLTIAGEKLAYAVDDIQIVLPSDIDKVVIQPGRDLVTLLTCTPYGINTHRLLVTGHRVPYVEEMAEEVTSTKKAVERRFRLYLLLIPLFFAMIFYWMYRKFVYYQSGKHSYDFCFYLLENGQPKAGVTFTLVRKKRWATDVTSQPVAVSQVDGWVSFPEIRGGRYYAKAIDGSTKPVKGKVRRLKDRQFVLSRVTKKKHGKKVTYYLENGAKK
- a CDS encoding pilin N-terminal domain-containing protein, translating into MKNKSLFIKITLLLSTLLVGIFTGQQAFADDGTIDIVIHKQLWDQAPDATIQNTGAADQDTKDPIEGVGFTIYDITEDYYKLVKGSDETTTIQMIQENVADYQKIIREQGLTDEKGTIKFTQLPKSSGGKNAVYLIVETALPDPEKVKVEKAAEPLVVALPVYEMSTDGKTYTDKELATVHLYPKNVETIVEKPVTPTKPKKPSKPKKRFPQTGEAKSFLGILGILLIGTAIILWRKHSVRNN
- a CDS encoding type IA DNA topoisomerase translates to MSTVILAEKPSQALAYASSLKQSTKKDGYFEIKDPLFTDETFITFGFGHLVELAEPGHYDEKWQNWKLESLPIFPDRYDFEVAKDKGKQFKIVAELLKKANTIIVATDSDREGENIAWSIIHKANAFSKDKTFKRLWINSLEKDVIRSGFQNLQPGMNYYPFYQEAQTRQIADWLIGMNASPLYTLNLQQKGVQGTFSLGRVQTPTLYLIFQRQEAIENFKKEPFFEVEASIKVNQGSFKGVLSPTQRFKTQEELLAFVSSKQAKIGNQEGIIADVQTKEKKTNSPSLFSLSSLQSKVNQLYKATASQTLKAMQGLYEAKLLSYPRTDTPFITENEFAYLKANFGKYSGFLGLDLEMVQTEPRKRYVDGSKVQEHHAIIPTKQVPTESALAKMDDLQRKIYALVVKTTVAMFLPDYLYEETKIQTKVADLLFQSIGKTPKQEGWKILFKQQTKEEKEDVQTLPLVIIGERAEVGVKSVEKETQPPKAFTEGTLLTAMKTANKTVDDEEAIKILQEVEGIGTEATRASIIEALKQKEYIHVIKNKLVVTEKGKLLCQAVESQHLLTSAEMTAKWETYLKKIGKREGNQENFITNIKKFIVHLLEAVPNDIEKLNFSDYQEQKEKEAEKSIVGKCPKCGNNIVLKKSFYGCSNYPECKFTLAEHFRKKKLTKTNVKELLEGKETLVKGIKNKEKKPYNAVVKIGEKGYIDFISFSK
- a CDS encoding class C sortase — protein: MKKNRQVISQIAIILIFMVGILTMLYPFYVDALNNVIDQVRVDRYLKESQKEFEAERKRLAEENNKLSDSGLAPGADPFANPNGGTVSAAYYKKHLIGTINLPDLAIELPLFDTTNDDLLEQGATVLDGTSFPVGGASTHAVISAHRGLPERELFTNLPELKNGDIFLLNVLGETLAYEVFDSQVVTPDQTSVLKIEPGQDLVTLMTCTPYMINSHRLLVTGKRVPYTPAAEKKQVKGDRFRKLKQIAILAVTALLILAAIYQLYHVIARYRLRKVRFDFTVCLEGVAEHTPIALYDKKGKKALRRNGKAYQELTDQTGQVTFTDLPGDCYRLKLGKSWLVQFGLKKKKRPSKIWKINKKKVMLKEERMLEVK
- a CDS encoding recombinase family protein, which gives rise to MAKIGYARVSSKEQNLDRQLQALQGVSKVFSDKLSGQSVERPQLQAMLNYIREGDIVIVTELDRLGRNNKELTELMNQIQIKGATLEVLNLPSMNGIEDENLRRLINSLVIELYKYQAESERKKIKERQAQGIEIAKKKGKFKGRQHKFKENDPRLKHAFDLFLNGLSDKEVEEQTGINRRTFRRYRARYNVTVDQRKNNEKRDS
- a CDS encoding SpaH/EbpB family LPXTG-anchored major pilin; this translates as MKKLWKTLFAALLVVPLFTGVFGAKTVSAAEATTTNVTINKRIWKDGEAPAQGSMQNTGEEMDFGGDPLEEAGFTAYDVTDAYLALIADGKSQAEATKEIADNASDYTTVAKAEQKTDANGQTTFEGLALKDGDKDKVYMFVETSTPGNVSVTTKAAPIVLAMPIYTFKDGKYSDTINTNVQVYPKNETKTDKKEVANLDKFTEVKDADGNVLYHNLTTGDEIEYKLTLNIPADILEDGVTYSVTDTPTAGLAYVKDSFAATGLVAGTDYELAEDSATGGFTVTLKQSENVGKLAGSQLIATYKMKLTAEVNPDDLVNNSAQVTIGNNPQDKITPPTQFGTGGYKFVKKDSQSGATLSGAEFVVKQGSNFAIFEDAKNTKGEYIFKEWTTDEAKATKIISDDKGELKVIGLTNGDYQLEEKATSSDKYVLLDEDVDFTVEHGQYGSQELKSVLNTPKGLLPSTGGNGIYAFLLIGAALMIGAYAWFKKSKTQAEV
- a CDS encoding peptide-binding protein translates to MIVGNLGAQKEKRNDTPISAKKDIMGDKTVRVRADLHHIIKIETAKNGGNVKEVMEIRLRSKLKSVLIVHYLKILYNRN
- a CDS encoding 23S rRNA methyltransferase attenuation leader peptide, translated to MLVFQMRNVDKTSTVLKQTKNSDYADK